From Zingiber officinale cultivar Zhangliang chromosome 5B, Zo_v1.1, whole genome shotgun sequence, the proteins below share one genomic window:
- the LOC121986689 gene encoding uncharacterized protein LOC121986689 codes for MDKGWMFLPRQTEEYRKGLENFLDFAFSNANINGTIACPCARCKIGICVSREEAYDHLTVDGFIKGYTHWVAHVEIACSAPSISSSVLSRDDVDNMEGLVHDAFGVQQHNGSTINTAGFEKDKDIPFGEAEKFYKLIDDSQKELYPGCKKFSKLAFIIRLLHLKCLGRMTNKVFNMLLDLLREAFPNAMKDLPKSYYEAEKLMKQLGLGYEKIDACPNDCTLYWGLDKERVLCKTCNEPRWETSEDDPTGDKRKVACKVLWYFPIKPRLQRLFMSYKTVVHMRWHSESRTKDSYMRHPADSPAWKTFDHNHPEFAKDPRNIRLGLASDGFNPFKNMSAVHSTWPVILVPYNLPPWIRMKQPYFMLSLLIPGPSAPGNNIDIYLQPLIADLKDLWEVGVQTYDASTK; via the coding sequence ATGGATAAAGGTTGGATGTTTTTACCAAGACAAACTGAGGAATACAGAAAAGGACTTGAGAATTTTCTAGATTTTGCATTTTCTAATGCAAACATAAATGGAACAATTGCATGTCCTTGTGCAAGATGTAAGATTGGCATATGTGTTTCAAGAGAGGAGGCTTATGATCATTTGACGGTTGATGGATTTATTAAAGGTTATACTCACTGGGTTGCTCATGTAGAGATAGCATGTAGTGCACCTTCAATATCTAGTTCGGTTCTGTCTCGTGATGATGTAGATAACATGGAGGGACTAGTTCATGATGCTTTTGGGGTCCAACAACACAATGGTAGTACAATCAATACAGCAGGATTTGAAAAGGATAAAGATATTCCATTTGGGGAGGCCGagaaattctataaattaattgatgattcacaAAAGGAGTTATATCCCGGATGTAAGAAATTCTCAAAACTTGCATTCATCATTCGCTTGCTTCACTTAAAATGTCTTGGAAGAATGACCAATAAAGTCTTTAATATGCTTTTGGATTTGTTGAGAGAAGCATTTCCAAATGCTATGAAAGATTTACCAAAGTCATACTATGAAGCAGAGAAATTAATGAAGCAATTAGGACTTGGTTATGAAAAAAtcgatgcttgccctaatgattgtactTTGTACTGGGGGTTGGACAAGGAAAGAGTTCTCTGTAAAACATGCAATGAGCCTAGATGGGAAACATCTGAAGATGATCCTACTGGTGACAAGAGGAAAGTTGCATGTAAGGTTTTATGGTATTTTCCAATAAAGCCTAGGTTACAACGTTTGTTCATGTCCTACAAAACGGTCGTCCATATGAGATGGCATTCTGAATCTCGCACAAAAGACAGTTACATGCGACACCCAGCTGATTCCCCAGCTTGGAAAACGTTTGACCATAACCACCCAGAATTTGCGAAGGATCCTAGAAACATAAGGCTAGGATTAGCTTCAGATGGatttaatccatttaaaaatatgAGTGCGGTGCATAGTACGTGGCCAGTCATTTTAGTGCCTTATAATCTTCCACCATGGATCCGTATGAAACAACCATACTTTATGTTATCATTGCTAATACCTGGTCCATCTGCTCCTGGAAATAACATCGACATCTACTTGCAGCCCCTTATTGCAGATTTGAAGGATTTGTGGGAAGTAGGAGTGCAAACATATGATGCAtcaacaaaatag